The following are from one region of the Rhinoraja longicauda isolate Sanriku21f chromosome 11, sRhiLon1.1, whole genome shotgun sequence genome:
- the tada1 gene encoding transcriptional adapter 1 isoform X2, translated as MKLWFKQKISKEEFNLEARRLLTHDNVHSHNDFLLAILTRCQIMVSAPEGTSSLLWNSQSAAKPGKPKSKKKFPSLRAKFEHRFQAQNPLSGAQHFVVKDPQEEDDVKFCTHTMVLPTRGQLEGRMFVTAFECGLDNVSEDAVAAVVHALENHLKDILTAVISRRRSYRLRDGHFKYAFGSSINPQPYLKNSIIAYNNIIDCPPPGTPLNTGPNPGPHISSDDAEQQAALLLACSGEDMLASLPPVNMYDLLGALQVHREVIPAHTVYALNIERILARLWHPSHEELEQDKIHRQRLAAKEGLVC; from the exons ATGAAACTTTGGTTCAAGCAAAAGATCAGTAAAGAGGAGTTCAATTTGGAAGCCAGGAGGCTCCTTACTCATGATAATG TGCATTCTCACAATGACTTCTTGCTTGCGATCCTCACGAGATGTCAGATTATGGTTTCAGCTCCAG AAGGCACGTCCTCTCTACTCTGGAACAGTCAATCGGCTGCTAAACCCGGTAAAcctaaaagcaaaaaaaagttcCCATCCCTCCGGGCAAAGTTTGAA CATCGTTTTCAAGCACAGAACCCTTTATCAGGGGCACAGCACTTTGTGGTGAAGGATCCCCAAGAGGAGGATGATGTGAAGTTTTGCACCCACACCATGGTGCTTCCCACAAGAGGGCAATTAGAAGGCCGGATGTTTGTAACAGCATTTGAATGTGGGTTGGATAATGTTTCTGAAGATGCGGTGGCAGCAGTGGTGCATGCATTGGAG AATCACCTGAAGGACATCCTAACGGCAGTGATATCCAGGAGAAGATCATACCGTTTACGTGACGGCCATTTTAAATATGCGTTTGGAAGTAGTATTAATCCCCAGCCATATTTAAAGAACAGCATTATTGCGTACAACAACATTATTGACTG CCCCCCTCCGGGTACACCTCTAAATACTGGACCGAACCCTGGTCCCCATATCTCATCAGATGATGCAGAGCAACAAGCAGCCCTCCTTTTAGCCTGCTCTGGTGAAGACATGTTGGCCTCTCTGCCACCAGTGAACATGTATGACCTTCTTGGAGCCCTCCAG GTACACAGGGAAGTGATACCGGCGCACACAGTCTACGCCTTGAATATAGAGAGGATATTGGCTCGACTCTGGCACCCGAGCCACGAGGAGCTGGAGCAAGATAAGATTCACCGACAGAGGCTGGCAGCCAAAGAGGGCCTCGTTTGTTGA
- the tada1 gene encoding transcriptional adapter 1 isoform X1 has product MATQVSELEAAKKTLTEALGENVKQYWANMKLWFKQKISKEEFNLEARRLLTHDNVHSHNDFLLAILTRCQIMVSAPEGTSSLLWNSQSAAKPGKPKSKKKFPSLRAKFEHRFQAQNPLSGAQHFVVKDPQEEDDVKFCTHTMVLPTRGQLEGRMFVTAFECGLDNVSEDAVAAVVHALENHLKDILTAVISRRRSYRLRDGHFKYAFGSSINPQPYLKNSIIAYNNIIDCPPPGTPLNTGPNPGPHISSDDAEQQAALLLACSGEDMLASLPPVNMYDLLGALQVHREVIPAHTVYALNIERILARLWHPSHEELEQDKIHRQRLAAKEGLVC; this is encoded by the exons atggCGACTCAGGTCAGCGAACTGGAGGCGGCGAAGAAAACCCTGACGGAGGCGCTGGGGGAGAACGTGAAGCA ATACTGGGCAAACATGAAACTTTGGTTCAAGCAAAAGATCAGTAAAGAGGAGTTCAATTTGGAAGCCAGGAGGCTCCTTACTCATGATAATG TGCATTCTCACAATGACTTCTTGCTTGCGATCCTCACGAGATGTCAGATTATGGTTTCAGCTCCAG AAGGCACGTCCTCTCTACTCTGGAACAGTCAATCGGCTGCTAAACCCGGTAAAcctaaaagcaaaaaaaagttcCCATCCCTCCGGGCAAAGTTTGAA CATCGTTTTCAAGCACAGAACCCTTTATCAGGGGCACAGCACTTTGTGGTGAAGGATCCCCAAGAGGAGGATGATGTGAAGTTTTGCACCCACACCATGGTGCTTCCCACAAGAGGGCAATTAGAAGGCCGGATGTTTGTAACAGCATTTGAATGTGGGTTGGATAATGTTTCTGAAGATGCGGTGGCAGCAGTGGTGCATGCATTGGAG AATCACCTGAAGGACATCCTAACGGCAGTGATATCCAGGAGAAGATCATACCGTTTACGTGACGGCCATTTTAAATATGCGTTTGGAAGTAGTATTAATCCCCAGCCATATTTAAAGAACAGCATTATTGCGTACAACAACATTATTGACTG CCCCCCTCCGGGTACACCTCTAAATACTGGACCGAACCCTGGTCCCCATATCTCATCAGATGATGCAGAGCAACAAGCAGCCCTCCTTTTAGCCTGCTCTGGTGAAGACATGTTGGCCTCTCTGCCACCAGTGAACATGTATGACCTTCTTGGAGCCCTCCAG GTACACAGGGAAGTGATACCGGCGCACACAGTCTACGCCTTGAATATAGAGAGGATATTGGCTCGACTCTGGCACCCGAGCCACGAGGAGCTGGAGCAAGATAAGATTCACCGACAGAGGCTGGCAGCCAAAGAGGGCCTCGTTTGTTGA